The Solanum dulcamara chromosome 6, daSolDulc1.2, whole genome shotgun sequence genome contains the following window.
tatacgtgtttttttaattaccaaacaaaaattaaaggtctttacaAAGTAAAATGAACTAATACATTGGTGATTTCATGCACAATAACTCACCATTTTCACCAagaaaaaatgaagagaaattGAACACAAACGTGGAAGTTTGGATAGAAGAGGATTTTTGattcttaaaataataatcttaTACCACTCTACCACGTCTTCGTACAATCGTACCTATTAAATCCATTTTATAAGTATACAAAacattaataagaaaaaaaatacctGATAGGATTTATATGGTctctatttatataatataaaggtTAATAAGAACATTTTAATAATTGTATGCTTCATAATTgactaatataaaaaaaataaaaaattgaggaTACACATAGCTTGAATTGTTTTGATTCTACAAATATCATATTAAGtatattttgagcataaattCACATATATTCTAAATATTTGAATTCTAGATTTGGTGATACTCAATGATACCTTACGATTTCCATCCAAATatatgtcaagttcaacaaggttaGGAGAATTCCGCAGTAGGCATAGTGCACAATAAATATGTTTAATATAAATCTTCAAATGACAAATTTTCCGACTTTGCAAGTTTAGTGATGCATCAGCTGATCCTAAGTtctgaagaaaaaaagaacatCTGAAATTTAATTACATAGTATAGCAAATTCAAAGTACTACAAGGCATTAATATTCTCACCTTTAGTGGAGAACTGAGCCATCTAAGCAAAGGTGCAAACATTGGGTTCACGTTAAAACACAAAATgcaatatcaaatcaataaaaatcaagTTTTGGGTTGTAATTTTTCCTACAAAGATTGCCCGCTTGAAGGTATATGTACAACAGTACAAGAGCAAATTCTCAATTTGGATACACATCAAAGTGTACTATATTATCAGATTCAGAGAGCTATTCATAAGTCTGATCTCTCCTTTCATATTTGATTCAAAGagccatttttttttcttgttatgtgGTTCACTAGTTAAGCAACACATGTCATGCGATGCAAGAAAGAAAATTGAGAACGGAATATCAGTACTAAATAGTAGTAGATCTCGGAAAGAAAGAAGCTTTACATTTTGTTTCGAAACTACAACGTGAATGCAATCAACTTCATCCGCCTCCAGGAATTATTAGTGTCTCTTCAGGTCGATACACCAGACACAACTGTGCTTACCCCCAGATCTGCTAGGCCTCCTAGCCTAGAAGCATACTGAAACCAATAACACGACATGTTAGATGAATCAGCGTTCATGCTTAGGCTTAGCCGCTGATTATGACCAGCAAGAAGATTCAACCATATAATGCACGCCAAGGCTCTTGAGTTTCTCTTGAAGACTTTGTTGCATCCCATGCTATCTTTTCTCCTGAGAAACTAAGAGATGAGAAGCTAGCCAAATGCAGTCCTATCTCATGTATCACCTGGAAGTTAGAAAGTGAGATTTGTGTTAGTATGATTTGTTGTTTTCACCCTTTTTTCCTTTGGATACAAGTTAGCTGGGAGGAGGGAGGAGAACTGCTAACTCTATTAAGCCCCTCCTACTGAGTGAGAGAAATCATAATAGAGGATCTCCAAGAAATCACTTGGGCATTGATcagaaattaatcaaattacAGACAGGTAGGCGTAGATCTGTCATCCTCGTCAGAGAATTTCAGAGGATAAATGGCATAATATTCAAGTTTCTTAGCTCTATTCAATTACATTAATCAAATCCTTAGAACCACAATTTTGGTCGCTTAAGAAATAACAACATAtctagtgtaatcccacaagtgaggttTGGAGAGAGTAGAGGGTACGCACACCTTTCCCCTACCTCGTAGAGatagaggttgtttccgatagacccgcGACTTAAAATAACGCATTTTGAAGCAGTTAGAAAAAGAGAACAGAGAAATGAGAagtaacaacaataaaataatgtgAAATGGTTGCGCTTAAGAAACCTTCACAGCAATTACCAGTTTTCAAATATGTAGTTACATCCACAAATCCGTCTTCACAAGTCCATTCTTTTATcaacttaatttttatttctgttacTGTCAGAGGGAAGTGAAATAATGGGTGATAATATTACTCTATAAGACTTAAAGTTGATGTATggctttaaatatcttgatcTGCTTGAAATCAAGCAACCAagagcttcttttttttttttgccataGAGGTTTGATTTTTTCAGCTGTATGGCATACATAAGCAATTCAGCTCGGCCAGCTGTAATAGGACATATCCAAGTTAACTGCACTAGGGctaaattattctattttaagtGCTCTTTCATTCTGTTTTTAGCAGCAATTAATCAAGTTATCTTTTATGTTACTTGTCAtagaaaaggaaataataaCGTTAATGTTATCTAAGACTTCAAATTTTGATACATATCTAACCAAAAGACAACATATGGCTTTGTCTATCTTGATCTGCTTGAACTCAAGCAACCAAGAGCTGGTTATTTTACCCTTCTGGTTAGACTTTTGCAGCTGTATTAACTTACTGCCTGGCATACATAAGCCATTCAGCTCGGCCAGCTGCAATAgtataaatatcaaagttaacTGCGCGAGAGCTAAGTTATTCTATTTGAAGTGCTTTCTTTCATTCTGTTTTCCAGCAGTATAGTCCTTGCaagttattttttatgttaCTTGTCAtagaaaaggaaataataatGTTAATGTTATCTAAGacttaaaattttcatatatcTCTAACCAAAAGACAATATATGGCTTTGTCTATCTTGATCTGCTTGAACTCAAGCAACCAAGAGCTGGTTATTTTGCCACTCCAGTTAGATTTTTGCAGCTGTATTAACTTACTGCCTGGCATACATAAGCCATTCAGCTCGGCCAGCTGCAATAgtataaatatcaaagttaacTGCGCGAGAGCTAAGTTATTCTATTTGAAGTGCTTTCTTTCATTCTGTTTTCCAGCAGTATAGTCCTTGCAAGTTAATTTTATGTTACTTGTCAtagaaaaggaaataataaCGTTAATGTTATCTAAGACTTCAAATTTTGATACATATCTAACCAAAAGACAACATATGGCTTTGTCTATCTTGATCTGCTTGAACTCAAGCAACCAAGAGCTGGTTATTTTACCCTTCTGGTTAGACTTTTGCAGCTGTATTAACTTACTGCCTGGCATACATAAGCCATTCAGCTCGGCCAGCTGCAATAgtataaatatcaaagttaacTGCGCGAGAGCTAAGTTATTCTATTTGAAGTGCTTTCTTTCATTCTGTTTTCCAGCAGTATAGTCCTTGCaagttattttttatgttaCTTGTCAtagaaaaggaaataataatGTTAATGTTATCTAAGacttaaaattttcatatatcTCTAACCAAAAGACAATATATGGCTTTGTCTATCTTGATCTGCTTGAACTCAAGCAACCAAGAGCTGGTTATTTTGCCACTCCAGTTAGATTTTTGCAGCTGTATTAACTTACTGCCTGGCATACATAAGCCATTCAGCTCGGCCAGCTGCAATAgtataaatatcaaagttaacTGCGCGAGAGCTAAGTTATTCTATTTGAAGTGCTTTCTTTCATTCTGTTTTCCAGCAGTATAGTCCTTGCAAGTTAATTTTAAAGTTACTTGTCAtagaaaaggaaataataatGTTAATGTTATCTAAGacttcaaattttgatatatcTCTAACCAAAAGGCAATATATGGCTTTGTCTATCTTGATCTGCTTGAACTCAAGCAAACAAGAGTTGGTTATTTTGCCACTCCAGTTAGATTTTTGCAGCTGTATCAACTTACTGCCTGGCATACACAAGCCATTCAGCTCGGCCAGCTGCAATAGTATATATGTTAAAGTTAATTGCATGAGAGCTAAATTATTCTATTTAAAGTGCTTTCCTTCAGTCTGTTTTCATCAATACATTCCTTAATAAAGTTATTTTTCTGTTGTCACATGAAATGCAACAATAATGTTATCAGACTTAAAAGTTGATCACATTAAATCAAAGACAATTTATGGCTTTGTCTATCTTGATCTGCATGAATTTCAGCAATCAAGAGCTGGTTTTTTTGCCACTTGGGTTTGATTTTGCAGCTGTAATAACTTACTGCATGGCAATACATAAGCCACTCAGCTCGGCCAGCTGCAATAGGATACAACAATAGAAACTGCACTGGAGCTAAATTTACTCTTATTTAAAGTGCTTTCCCCCCTCTCCTCCTCCCCACTCATTTTTAAAACACACGCAGAAATACAAAAAAGATAGCATGAATAAATTGTTCAAAAGACTACATTTTGAACAGAACTGCAtcttaaataaaatttagataAGAAACTAAGAATCTCAGACTCAAACATGAAAATAAACCATTTAACAAGCAAGCATATGAACATTTATACTGTACCTCATGTTCCTCTTCTGAAGTCTTACGATGCAAATTTTGACCTTTTTTGCCAATTATAACAAAAGTGGGCATCTTCATGACTCGGGCCAGTTGAAGTAAACAGGCCAACTGTTCATTGAAAATCTGCAACGTCGGGGGAGGGCTTTGCAAATTTGTGCACAAAGCTTTAGTAAGGCCACTAGAGGAACCTACTTGCAACCCATAAACTGATGTATTGTCAACTGCAACAGAAGTTCTATTTCCCATCTTAAGCTTCGTTGCAGCCACAACAAAAGGGGCTACAATTGTGGGCCTATTTGACAACCCATCTCCTACTAACAATGCCAGAACTTCATTGAGAGCACAAGCAAGTGTTGGAGGCTCGTAGTTTTCCAGTAGTAACAAAGACACctaagaaaaggaaaaacatCAAACTGTGGTCTATAATTCCCCAAAAGCAAAATGCCTAACCAATTCAGCACAATGTCTGGTAGTAGTTTTTCCCTTTATTAGTATCTAAGAAATAAGCAAAAGAGTActgtgtgtttggtatgaataaCCCTCCATATCTAGGCAATGTAGTAAACATTTTCTTATTATCACCGTGACACTCGGACCAGCTTTTGGAGCACCTCAACTAATTTGCAGAATTTGAACATCAGACCAAATGTTTCTCAACTAAGTTCGACCACTAGGCGACACATTTCAATGCAATGTTGCAAACATATTTTACTACACACAATcactaaaaattatattttgtacaTTGCCATATGCAGTACACACTTTTTACATAACCAATGACTTCAAAAATATCTAAACCGCTGAAAATATACAGAAAGCGTCCAGGACTACATTTTCCTCTGtatcaaaaggaaaaaaggtaCCTCGGGATTCGGGCCATGTAGAAAATGAACGACTTCGACCGAAACCTTTTGATCTTTGATTCCGTAACTTTGCAAGGATAAATCCAGCGATTCTTGTCTGCAATGAAATCGATTATATAAGAAGATAATCAAAAGAAGGGGGGTGGGGGGGTGGGGGGGTGCTTACCGCCTTTGAAGGTTTGAGTTAGGGTTTGGTTGAAGAGTTTTGAAGATGGCGGTGCCGAAGCCAGTTGGATCTCTGAAGAGTAGTACTACTTTTTGGGCTACCTTCATTTCTTCTTCTGCAATGCAAATGGAATGGATGTTCATGCCCTAGTTCGCTTCTTTATAGTATTGGAAATATTTGGGTCGTTTGGTACTTTAATTTGGATTCAAGAAAGATGTGAAGTTTTAACAAAAAATTGTTGCATCTTTGAAAAACCACAATGTAATTGAAATTTGACGTAATTGAATTTGTTAATATATGAATTTAGTATAATTGAATGGAAATAATTATACTTTTCTCCCAATGGAAGATAAGGAATTTgtgtaatttatttatatttatattttttcactttttaatttattttttatttctattattattttaaaaatattttattattctaatattttctaaaaatatattttttattatttattatttatatttcattttcttctcattcttaacttttatttttttcatgtgattttatgcaatttttcatattatttaattatattattctatttctttttaaaaataattttgttagtattctaattttcaaaatcatatttatgtacgttgtgttaaaatttgatataagagcattatgttaaattttttgttttgaatttaggatttatgtcgtattttcaatttcatttgttttagtaCTATTGATGTTATATCAGaaaaagatggtttaaaatttattttaattttttagagTAAAAATCAAGTTTAGAAAAGAGAAtcaccacttaattttttaagaaaaatcaagaaaccttaattttaaagcccctaacagatttaagtcttgaaattagagaaaatgggtaagggttcaaatttccactttgagaaggtgttaagcattcaaaatgACCGCtgacgcgcggttatccgacgatttgaaaaattatttgactaacttttaaaaatattaatttaaaaaaaaataaatactttaaaattattttttaaaaaaaataatcaaacttaaacattgaaaataatatacatgtatataaaaagaaagtaaaagtttatcaagtgactaagtaaaggtagaaaatcatttaaagagtaaattaacataaattgatttatctttaggggaatctaattaagttaaaacaaattaaaattaatatctaagtaagcataaataacataagtaaataaattattacaatccgaatcaatataaccaaacaataaataacacatgaaaatatggcccgacacttagtttctgtacgtttggactaagttgttgggtcATTTGCGTTTTGGGCATTAAGCACAATTCCACTGTATATCGTAgttgtatatatactgtatatcggactgtatatttactgtatacagtgtatacaatattatttctgtatatcgaACTGTACACACACTGTATACCACCTATTTATTCCCTGTATCTTCtgtatataactatatatacactatatataactgtatatacactgtatatcaatgtatacaacattgttttcttgcatatcagactgtatagatactgtatatcagtataTATTACACTGTTTTCCACCTGTATTCCGTGTATACAGCCCAATATCACTATTCAAACCATGAATATTAGCTTAATTTTCATGTATCAACCTTCCAGTAATTTGAGAAAGATGATGGGAGACTTAAAACTCAACAATATGCAAGGATGAAGTCCAAAGATGGattcgaattgatatcacatgtactaaagtaaaattacataagcatctacacattttaaactaaactaaggaatatatcatgatattttaaagtatCAAATTGATGGACATCCTAGAGGTGATtaataacatgtatatatgcagacaaagaaaaaaaaagaagaaatatattcaagtaactaatgGATACGGAATTAATATATACgttatactaactcaaattttaaaagaaagaattaaatcaatcaGGCCACGGAAGTTTTAACTAAATAATAAGTTAAGCATATtcttgttatctaaatcatgttaaaagaagaaattgaaaacatgaaaatctatattgtcaaagaaaactacttgaaaaaataataaacaaaactaaaagttttcatgaaataattctaacaaatgctagctaattaatcatAACACacgctaactataagaaatttctatcattaatctaattattcttaataatgctaattaaaaaaaagactacgaatcaactaaatataaaacatgaaataattaaaaaaaataaagctaagaattttttttacctcttttcgggcagcgagactgaagacgacTAGCGGAAGATTTCACCACCATCCAAGAGCTTGACGAAACTTTAatccataaaaagaaaaattaaaaatgactcgaaccttcgtgagTTCGATGTTATAAGAATACCGTTCTTaacctaaattttgactttaatctcctatttttctcgaagaaaaatatagattgaaagctataatttttcacaacttttaagaTGGGGACAAAAGTTCAAAATCCTAACCAAGTTAAGAAagtttctaactttggggtaaCTAAAAAACCTCAcacctcttcctcttcttaatgaaaatatgagcctttatataggctccaaaaacctcaaaattcttcatgaattttcgatgtgggagaatatttttttttattatagagaaaactaaaaatttcaaaaatacaaattataattaaactaacctaactaacattgtatttagtaagaaataaaatcttttgagatgattttcgaataaccacataaatagtaatcaaagatatagttatatagaaatatgtatattatactaaaatttataaaaagataaaaatagttaagaataacatgaaaatatcttttttttataaaagctaattatttcaaaaatattcaaaatttaaaaaaattcgatagctaatttgcattgtagagggtcaaaattgggtgtcaacaattgacttgatatttcacattgccaAACATTTATGttttagttaaacttgatagattatttttttgtcaaatattttaataattttatgacattatatttataatattaacctTTTTGTCAAATATACATTTCATGATATTCATAAAGATCTTATACTCttagtttatttgattaaattgtttaaaatatactaatttaaaaaatataaataaattattttttataatattagttaagaacatatgtttattaattaatatttaatttaatatcatttataaagatctttatttgtctaatataaattttaaatttagaaaattaacttttatttttaaaatttaatataatcttgTAATTACACTTGTGCAACCAAACAGAAAAATTGTAATTACACTGAAATTACATCGTGACAAACAAACAAGTCATCGTAATCACTAGACTGTTACTACCCTAGTAATTACACCAAATTCAATTCCAAGTGGCTTTCCAAACAAACCCTTAATATCGATGATTTTGATTTggtcaaataaaattaaatgaaaagtaGACTTGATTAGagtaattaaaaattttggggtaatatttcaaaaattcgAAAAGTCTTCCCAacctttttaaatttcaaattttgaattttttctctttattatatttttaatcctTCTTTCTCtctacttctttcttttttcagaTTTCTCTCCCCgtcatcttctttttttctatttctctcttcttt
Protein-coding sequences here:
- the LOC129892377 gene encoding uncharacterized protein LOC129892377 isoform X2, encoding MNIHSICIAEEEMKVAQKVVLLFRDPTGFGTAIFKTLQPNPNSNLQRRQESLDLSLQSYGIKDQKVSVEVVHFLHGPNPEVSLLLLENYEPPTLACALNEVLALLVGDGLSNRPTIVAPFVVAATKLKMGNRTSVAVDNTSVYGLQVGSSSGLTKALCTNLQSPPPTLQIFNEQLACLLQLARVMKMPTFVIIGKKGQNLHRKTSEEEHEVIHEIGLHLASFSSLSFSGEKIAWDATKSSRETQEPWRALYG
- the LOC129892377 gene encoding uncharacterized protein LOC129892377 isoform X1 is translated as MNIHSICIAEEEMKVAQKVVLLFRDPTGFGTAIFKTLQPNPNSNLQRRQESLDLSLQSYGIKDQKVSVEVVHFLHGPNPEVSLLLLENYEPPTLACALNEVLALLVGDGLSNRPTIVAPFVVAATKLKMGNRTSVAVDNTSVYGLQVGSSSGLTKALCTNLQSPPPTLQIFNEQLACLLQLARVMKMPTFVIIGKKGQNLHRKTSEEEHEVIHEIGLHLASFSSLSFSGEKIAWDATKSSRETQEPWRALYVCF